The Desulfonauticus submarinus genome segment CAAGAAATAGCAGCAGATATAGATTCTGTTTTAGAAAAAAGTTTGGCAAAATTAAATGGACCGATATGTTCTGAAGAAGCTATACAAACTCAAGAAGCATTACCTTCAGAACCATTAGATGATTGGGAAACTTTTTTAAAATTTTGGGATTTTCACTATCCAGTGGAAAAAAAAGTTGTTTGCGAGATATGTGGACAGTGCACAGAAGATTGGACCGTAGACTCACCCAGAAAATTTTTGTTAAAGGCCGCAAATCTTGGAGGGTTGGTTTCTTTTTTATGTTTAAATTGTCAGGCGAGAATTATAAAACGTCATTTTAAAGACCACATCACTTATGAGACAACACCATTTGTAGATCGGAAAAAGAAATAGTTTTTAAATTAATTATCGAAATAAAATCAAAAAAATAGAGAAGCGGTTTTTATTTGATTTTTTAAGCATGACATTAAAAGAGCCCTCATCTTTTTTAGAAAATAGATGAGGGCAAGTATTTTTGTAAAATTTTATTTATTAGGAAAATTTTTCTTCTATTTCTTTAGCAAGATCAAGATAAGCCACACTCCCCACAGAACGGATATCATAAGCAAGGGCTGGCTTACCGTGACTAGGTGCCTCAGATAAACGCACATTCCTAGGTATTATTGTATTAAAAACTTTATCTTTAAAATATTGCTCAAGCTCGGCACTAACTTGATGAGAAAGATTGACTCTCTTGTCAAACATAGTTCGCAGCACGCCTAAAATTTTTAAATTTGGGTTTATTCCTTTTCGAACTAGCTCATAAGTGCGCAAAAGATGAGCAATACCTTCCAAGGCAAAATATTCACACTGAAGAGGAATGATAAGATGAGAGGAAGCAGCCAGAGCATTTAACGTAAGTAATCCTAGAGAAGGCGGGCAGTCGAAAAATATATACTCAAATTGATTTTCTATAGGAGATATAGCGTTTTTAAAAAAATATTCTCGTTGTTTTTGGGATAAAAGTTCTATTTCTAGGCCAACCAGATCTTGATGAGAAGGAAGAATATATAAAAAAGGAAGATTAGTTTGAACAAGAGCCTCTTCTATTTTTGCCTCACCTGTACATACAGAGTAAAGATGTTTTTTGTTTTGTTGAGGGTCAACTCCAAGCCCGCTTGTTGCATTGGCCTGAGGATCACAGTCAACTAATAAAATTTTCTTTTCCATTACAGCCAGGGACGCTGCTAAGTTAATGGCTGTAGTTGTTTTTCCTACCCCACCTTTTTGATTTGCTAGTGCTATTTTTTTACTCATTGTTTTTTAGTGTTTCACGTGAAACATTTTCAATTTTAAAAACAAAAATTCCTTAACTTGTTTAAATAGAATAAGCAACATTTAATTGAAATATTAACTGTGAGGAAAAGTTTTCAGTTTAATTAATTTTTCTTAATTTTTAAAAGGGACAAAAAAACAATTTTTGTCCCTTTTCTGGTTGTTTTTTTGTTACCTATATGTTGTAGTAATTTTTATACCAATGTATAAATTTTTGAATTCCCTCTTGGATAGGTGTTTTAGGTGCAAAGCCTACATCTTGGACAAGATCATCTATATCTGCAAAGGTTTTTGGCACATCTCCTGGTTGAAGAGGGAGGAATTCCTTAATTGCTTTTTGTCCCAACGCGTTCTCAATAGCCTCGATAAAAGTCATTAGAGGAACAGGGTTGTTGTTGCCAATATTGTATATTTTGTAAGGAGCAACACTTGTGCCAGGGTCGGGGTTATTCCCATTCCAATTAGGATTTGGCTTGGGAAGGTGTGATGTTAGTCTAAAGACACCTTCAACTATATCGTCTATATAAGTAAAGTCTCGTT includes the following:
- a CDS encoding ParA family protein — its product is MSKKIALANQKGGVGKTTTAINLAASLAVMEKKILLVDCDPQANATSGLGVDPQQNKKHLYSVCTGEAKIEEALVQTNLPFLYILPSHQDLVGLEIELLSQKQREYFFKNAISPIENQFEYIFFDCPPSLGLLTLNALAASSHLIIPLQCEYFALEGIAHLLRTYELVRKGINPNLKILGVLRTMFDKRVNLSHQVSAELEQYFKDKVFNTIIPRNVRLSEAPSHGKPALAYDIRSVGSVAYLDLAKEIEEKFS